A window from Hymenobacter volaticus encodes these proteins:
- a CDS encoding Y-family DNA polymerase — translation MFALVDCNNFYVSCERVFQPRLANVPVVVLSNNDGCVVSRSAEAKALGIRMGVPLFQVRPLIEQHKVQVFSSNYALYGDMSYRVMSYLASVVPEVEIYSIDEAFLGLHGMERYLIQPESFAQKVRKQVMRRTHIPTCVGIAPTKTLAKLANYLAKKTVAFNGVVVLDSVERQWWALRQVPVEEVWGVGRQYGQKLRAMGLNTAADLAGCSEAWARKHMGGVVGARLVRELQGKPCHQLHPSEDGTLARKSIACTRSFGRPLSKFDDLLGAVAAFTSRAAEKLRAQDSTAYIITVFIGQNRFGPTPPPYTHSAQITLPAATNSTPDLVRAARALLVRLWQPGLVYKKAGVILDGLEGHGQPQLSLFEQLPEVQRPQSAALMRKLDQLNSRFGPNCVRVATAAVAGPKGTPAPWLGQKRLCSPERTTSWHELWEIG, via the coding sequence ATGTTCGCTCTCGTCGACTGTAACAACTTCTACGTGAGTTGTGAGAGGGTCTTCCAACCCCGTTTAGCCAATGTGCCCGTTGTGGTACTCTCCAACAACGATGGTTGCGTAGTTTCGCGCTCCGCCGAAGCCAAGGCGTTGGGAATACGAATGGGCGTACCTTTATTTCAGGTTCGTCCACTGATTGAGCAACATAAAGTGCAGGTGTTCTCGTCGAATTACGCTCTATACGGCGACATGAGCTACCGGGTGATGAGCTACTTGGCGTCGGTGGTGCCCGAAGTAGAGATATATTCGATTGACGAAGCTTTTTTGGGGCTGCACGGTATGGAGCGCTATTTAATCCAACCCGAGAGCTTCGCCCAGAAAGTGCGCAAACAGGTTATGCGCCGCACGCATATCCCTACGTGCGTAGGCATTGCGCCCACCAAAACCTTGGCTAAGCTCGCCAACTACCTAGCCAAAAAAACGGTTGCATTCAACGGCGTAGTGGTTCTTGATTCGGTGGAGCGGCAGTGGTGGGCCCTGCGCCAAGTGCCGGTGGAAGAAGTGTGGGGCGTCGGTCGCCAGTATGGCCAAAAGCTGCGCGCTATGGGTCTGAACACGGCCGCCGATTTGGCGGGCTGCTCGGAAGCTTGGGCTCGCAAGCACATGGGCGGGGTAGTCGGGGCCCGTTTAGTGCGAGAACTACAAGGCAAACCCTGCCACCAACTGCACCCGAGCGAAGATGGTACGCTGGCGCGGAAAAGCATTGCCTGCACCCGCAGTTTCGGCCGCCCTTTATCTAAGTTCGACGATTTGCTCGGGGCAGTAGCCGCTTTCACCTCACGAGCGGCTGAGAAGCTGCGTGCCCAAGACTCGACGGCATACATTATAACGGTATTCATCGGTCAAAACCGTTTTGGCCCGACGCCACCCCCTTACACCCATTCTGCCCAAATCACGCTGCCGGCCGCTACTAATAGTACCCCTGACTTAGTGCGCGCAGCTCGTGCTCTACTAGTCAGGCTCTGGCAACCAGGCTTGGTATACAAAAAAGCCGGCGTGATTCTCGATGGCTTAGAAGGGCACGGTCAGCCACAACTCAGTCTTTTCGAGCAGTTGCCCGAAGTGCAGCGTCCGCAATCGGCCGCCCTGATGCGCAAACTCGACCAACTCAACAGCCGCTTCGGTCCCAACTGCGTACGAGTGGCCACGGCTGCAGTTGCAGGCCCAAAAGGAACACCCGCACCGTGGTTAGGGCAAAAGCGGCTATGCAGCCCCGAGCGTACTACCTCTTGGCACGAGCTATGGGAAATAGGGTAG
- a CDS encoding ATP-grasp domain-containing protein, which yields MRGFTAPRYCPSPDFLVSHNLFSHACLNQANWHLLRAPEWFKPLFAELDRRGLPYEKIDAAHHLFDPSETESRYALVVNRMSSSAYLRGHGQGIFHTAGFATHLERIGTRIINGSVATSIETNKARQLSLFASLGLKYPKSFVVNHASRIADAAQQLQFPIVVKVNIGGSGAGIIRFDTIEGVQAAVEAGQIDLGIDQTALVQEYVTPRGGNIHRVETLNGKFLYAMKVYTTGESFNLCPAEICQIPEEQSAEFCLTEAPKKGIQVEAFTPPAEVIEAVERIVAAAKIDVGGIEYLIDDRNGDVLFYDINALSNFVADAVNVVGFDPYARFVDYLETQLPVGSIATSVHAETAAAV from the coding sequence TTGCGCGGCTTTACTGCCCCGCGCTATTGCCCTTCTCCTGATTTTCTAGTCTCTCACAACCTCTTTTCTCATGCCTGCCTCAACCAAGCCAATTGGCATCTATTACGAGCACCCGAATGGTTCAAGCCGCTGTTTGCCGAGCTTGACCGCCGCGGGCTGCCCTACGAAAAGATTGATGCTGCTCATCACCTTTTCGACCCCTCCGAAACCGAAAGCCGCTACGCATTGGTGGTGAACCGCATGAGTTCTTCGGCTTACCTGCGCGGCCACGGCCAGGGAATTTTCCATACGGCGGGCTTCGCCACGCACCTAGAGCGGATTGGCACGCGCATTATCAACGGTTCGGTAGCTACCAGCATCGAGACCAACAAGGCCCGGCAACTCTCGCTGTTTGCTTCTTTAGGTCTGAAATATCCTAAGTCGTTTGTGGTGAACCACGCGTCGCGTATTGCCGATGCCGCTCAGCAGTTGCAATTCCCGATTGTAGTGAAAGTGAACATTGGCGGCAGCGGAGCCGGCATCATCCGCTTCGATACGATAGAAGGTGTGCAGGCTGCCGTGGAAGCAGGGCAGATTGACTTGGGTATCGACCAGACGGCGCTGGTACAGGAATACGTGACGCCCCGTGGCGGCAATATTCACCGCGTTGAAACGCTGAACGGCAAGTTTCTGTACGCTATGAAAGTGTACACCACCGGCGAAAGCTTCAACCTCTGCCCCGCCGAAATCTGTCAGATTCCGGAAGAGCAATCAGCTGAGTTCTGCCTGACCGAAGCGCCCAAGAAAGGTATCCAAGTGGAAGCCTTTACGCCTCCAGCCGAGGTGATTGAGGCCGTAGAGCGCATTGTAGCCGCCGCAAAAATCGACGTGGGTGGTATCGAGTACCTCATCGACGACCGCAACGGCGACGTGCTATTCTACGACATCAACGCGCTGTCCAACTTCGTGGCCGATGCCGTAAACGTAGTTGGCTTCGACCCGTACGCTCGCTTCGTTGACTACTTGGAAACGCAGCTGCCAGTCGGTTCCATTGCTACATCCGTTCACGCTGAAACTGCCGCTGCCGTATGA